Below is a window of Shewanella khirikhana DNA.
AGTGGCGCGGTTTTCGTCGCGGTTGACCCGGATCTCCGCCTTGGTATATTCGCCATCGAAGTAACCGCGGGACAGGGCGATGGCGCCAAGCTCCGCCTTCAGGCTTTCATATTGGCCGTGATTGAGCACATCGCCCGGACGCAGACTCACGTTATCCAGCCAGCGGGAGAAACTCTCGTCGCTCAGCATATCGCCGTCAAAGCGGATATCCACCCAATCGATGCGGGTTGGTTCGCCGGATGTGACGGCCAGGGTGAGTTCCCAGGGGCCTTTTTCGCTGCGGGTCAGCGCTTGGCTCACCTCACTGTGGTAGTAACCCACAGATTGCATGGCGGCATCCACGGCATCATCCACGTTAAATAAAAAGGCGCGGCGCTGCACATCCGTCTCGGGCAGGGTGCCCAGGTGAGCTAGAATGTTTTTTTGCAGTGCTTCATCAACGCCGGATACGGTGACGCGCAGCAGTGGGTCGGCTGCGTGGGCTGCCGGGAGCAGCAGGGAGGCAAATACCGCCGTCGAAGCGGTCAAAAAACGAGAGTTCAAGGGCGCAAAAGTCCTGGATCGCGGTCAATATTCCATTGGCTCCAATTGTCGCCTCAAGTGCGGTTAACAGCAAGGTCGGGATTGAGTTTAAAACGTAAAATCGTTAAAAAGAACACAGGCTTGTCACACAAAAGCAGGATAAAAATGAACAAACAGCTCGCCCTCTTAACCCTGATGCTCAGCCTCGGAGCCACTATGCCTTCATCAGCCGACACCCCGACGCCTTTCGGTATTGCCATTCACGGTGGCGCCGGAACCATTTCCAAGGCCAAATTGACCGAAGAGCAGGAGCAGGCCTACCGGGACAAACTCGAAGAAGCCGTCAACGCCGGTCATAAGATCCTTGCCAAGGGAGGCGACAGCCTCGATGCCGTGAAAGCCGCTATCAATATTCTTGAAGACAGTCCGCTGTTTAATGCAGGCTACGGCGCGGTTTACACCTTTGACGGCGCCCACGAACTGGATGCGTCCGTGATGGACGGTAAGACCTTGAATGCCGGTGCTGTGGCCGGGGTAAAGCATATTAAAAACCCCATCGACCTGGCGCTGCTGGTAATGAATAAGTCAGACCACGTGATGCTTTCAGGCAGCGGTGCGGAAGAGTTTGCCCTGACCCAGGGGATGGCGCTGGTGCCGGCCAATACCTTTGATACCGATAGCCGTTATCAGCAGCTTTTGGATGCCAAGGCCAAAATCAAGGCGGCCGAAAGTGCTGCCAAAGATTTTCATGCCTCGGCCACCAGTCTGGATCTGGATTACAAGTTCGGCACTGTCGGCGCCGTGGCACTCGATAAAAATGGCAACCTGGCCGCAGGTACATCAACCGGCGGTATGACTGCCAAACGTTTCGGCCGGATTGGCGACTCGCCAGTGATTGGCGCGGGCACCTACGCCGAAAACGGCGTTTGCGCTGTATCGGCCACCGGCCACGGCGAATACTTCATCCGCTACCATGTGGCCGGCGATATCTGTGCCCGTATCAAGTACCAGCAAAAGAACGTAATTCAGGCCGCCGACGAAGTGATCAACCAGCGCCTGCAACAGGCCGGTGGCAGCGGTGGGGTGATTGCCATTGACGCTCAGGGCAATGTGGCTACGCCGTTCAACACCGAAGGCATGTACCGCGCCAGTCGGGTTGGCAAGGACGATCCCGTTATCATGATTTGGCGCGATAAATAAGCAGCGACGAGATAGCTGTGTGTCAGGTAGGCCGCGAGCGCCTGCCTGATGCAGTTTTTAGCGTGGCAGATGCAGTTTTTGGCGGTGCCAATCCCGCACTTTTCACTCGATTGAGGCAATCGATAAGCTTGACAGGCAACCTTTGTTGTTTTTTTCTACACTTGGAAGTGAAACTACTGACAGGGGAATGCCATGGATTCGATTAAAGTCAGGGAGCATATGGACAGGCAAGCCGTATTGCTCAAACCTGATATGACGCTTGCCACTGCGGTCGAGATGTTGCTTCAACATAAAAAGAACGGTGCACCGGTAGTCGATAACGCGCGCCATCTGGTGGGATTTCTGTCCCAGCAGGATTGTTTGGCTGTGATGCTCAAGAGCAGTTATCACTGTGATTTAACCGCCACCGTGGCTGACTGTATGCGTGCCGATGTGCTTTGGGTCAGCCCGGAAGACAGTATGCTGCGCCTCGCCGAGCAGATGACCGGCCCCAAGCCGAAAATCTACCCCGTGGTCGAAAATGGCCAGGTGATAGGCACTATTAACCGCACCAATGTGCTGGCTGCCATGAACACCTACATGCAGCAATGCTATCTCGCCCCCGCCTGAGGCGCATGATTGCGCAAAAAAGCCCCGGCCGCCGGGGCTTTTTTATACCCAAAGCCAACGCTTCTTGTTAGGATCCTGTGTTTTGATTCTCGCTGGGGAAACCGGATTTGAGCGCTGCAGGACACCCTCTCTCCCGTGCCTATTTACAGGAATGTTTTCAAACGGATGTGGTACGCATTCGCCGTGAGCTCAAAGAGCTTGAGCGGCTTGACGATGATGCTGCCCGCACAGAAAAGCGCGAGGCTTTGACGGCCCGTGCCGAGGCCGCACGGGCCAAGGTCACTGAGCGGCTCAATAACCGCCCCACTATCCGCTATCCCGACAATCTGCCGGTGTCACAGAAAAAAGACGACATCGCTGCGGCCATTGCCGCCCATCAGGTGGTAATTGTTGCCGGTGAAACCGGTTCTGGTAAAACCACTCAGTTGCCGAAAATCTGCCTTGAGCTTGGCCGTGGCAGCCGCGGTCTGATTGGTCATACCCAGCCGCGCCGTCTGGCGGCCCGCAGTGTAGCCACCCGGGTAGCAGAAGAGCTGCATAGCCCGCTGGGTGAGGCGGTGGGCTTTAAGGTGCGTTTTGCCGATGCCATCAATGAAAACAGCTATGTGAAGCTGATGACCGACGGTATTTTGCTGGCGGAACTGTCGTCCGATCGCTTTTTGAATCAATACGATACTCTAATTATCGATGAGGCCCACGAGCGCAGCCTCAATATCGACTTTATCCTTGGTTATCTTAAAGAGCTGCTGCCAAGGCGGCCGGACCTCAAGATTATCATCACCTCGGCCACCATAGATGTGGACCGTTTCTCCAAACATTTCAATAACGCCCCTGTGATTGAGGTGTCGGGCCGGACTTACCCGGTGGAGACCCGTTATCGGCCGCTGGTGAAAGACGATGAGCCGGATCTGGATTTGATGGACGGCATCTTTGAAGCCGTTGACGAGCTGGTGACAGAAGGCCCCGGCGATATTCTGATTTTTATGAACGGCGAGCGGGAAATCCGCGACACCGCCGAGCAGCTCGCTAGGCGCAACTACCGCGATACCGAGGTGCTGCCGCTATACGCACGGCTCTCCTACGGCGAGCAGTCCAAGGTGTTTAAGTCCCATACCGGGCGGCGGATTGTACTGGCTACCAACGTGGCCGAAACTTCCCTTACCGTGCCCGGCATTCGCTATGTGATTGACCCGGGCACGGCCCGCATCAGCCGTTACAGCTACCGTACCAAGGTGCAGCGCCTTCCTATCGAGCCTATCAGTCAGGCCAGTGCCAACCAGCGTCAGGGCCGTTGTGGCCGGGTAGGGCCGGGCATTTGTATTCGCCTTTACGCCGAGCAGGACTTTTTATCGCGGCCTGAGTTTACCGACCCCGAAATTCTGCGCACCAACCTGGCGTCGGTGATTTTGCAGATGCTCTCCATCGGCCTGGGTGACATCAAGGGCTTCCCCTTTATTCAGCCCCCCGATGAGCGCCATATCAAAGACGGCTTTTTGCTGCTGGAAGAACTGCAGGCCATCAAGCTGAAAAAAGGCTTGCCGCAGATGACGCCCCTTGGCCGCAAGCTCGCCCATGTGCCGCTGGACCCGCGCCTTGCCCGCATGGTGATTGAGGCCGCGGGCCGAGGCGCCCTGCATGAAGCCCTGGTGGTTACCTCGGCGCTGTCGATTCAGGATCCCCGCGAGCGGCCGCTTGAGAAAAAGCAGGCCGCCGATGAGGCCCACAGCCGCTTTGCCGACAAAGACTCTGACTTTGTTTCTTTGCTGAATCTGTGGAATTACATCAAGGAGCAGCAAAAGGCGCTCTCCGCCAGTCAGTTCCGTAAATTGTGCAAGCAGGAGTACCTTGCGTATCTGCGGGTGCGGGAATGGCAGGATCTTTACACCCAGGTGCGCCAGAGTGTGCATGAGCTGAAACTCAAATTAAACAGCGTGCCCGCCGATTACGACAGCCTGCACCGCTCCCTCTTGTCCGGTCTTTTGAGCCACATCGGCTTTAAAGACAATAACAACGAGTATCTGGGCGCCCGCAATCGCCGTTTTTACGTGTTCCCGGGCTCGCCACTGGCGAAAAAAGGCCCCAAGTGGATAGTGGCGGCGGAGCTGACCGAAACCAGCCGTTTGTTCGCCCGTGGCTGCGCCAAAATCGAGCCGGAATGGCTTGAGGAACTGGCCGCGCATCTGATTAAAAAGCAGCATAACGAGCCGCACTTTGAAGCCAATCAGGGCGCGGTGGTGGCGTTTGAAAATCAGGTGCTTTACGGGCTGACTGTGGTGAATCGCCGCAAGGTGCAGTACGGCCCCATCAATGCCATCGAGGCGCGGGAAATCTTTATCCGCAGTGCCTTGGCAGAAGGGCAACTTAAAACCCGTGAAGCCTTTTTCCTGCATAACCAAAAGCTGCTTGAAGAGGTGGAGGAACTTGAGCACAAGTCCCGCCGCCGCGACATTCTGGTGGACGAGCAGGTGCTGTTCGATTTCTACAACGAGCGCTTGCCGGAAGGCATTTACAACGCGCCCAAGCTCTTCAGTTGGTGGAAAGAAGCCAGACGCAAACAGCCTGAGCTGCTGAATTTCAATGAAGAGATGCTCTACGCCCGCAGTACAGGCCATGTCTCCAGGCTGGACTTCCCTGACAAGTGGCATCAGGGCAACTTAAGCTTTGCGCTGAGTTATCACTTTGAACCGGGCGCAGAGGATGACGGTGTCAGCGTGCACATTCCGGTGGCGCTGCTTAACCAGGTGGAAGACAGCGGTTTTGATTTCCTGGTGCCCGGACTTCGGGAAGAGAAGTGCGTGGCGCTGATTAAATCCTTGCCAAAGGCGCTCAGACGCAACTTCGTGCCGGCGCCGGATTATGCCCGCGCCGCCGTGGAAGCCATGTCCCAGGAGATGCCGCTGCTGGATTCGTTAAGCCACAGATTGCTTCGCATGACCGGCACCCGGGTGTCGGCCGATGACTTCAATACCGATGAGCTGCCAGCGCACCTTAAGATGAATTTCAAGATTGAGGACGACAAAGGCAAGCTTGTGGGTCAGGGGCGTGATTTGGACGCCTTGAAGGCCAGTTTGCAGGGCGTTGTTGCCACGGCCATTCGTCAGTTAGCCAAGTCAGGAATCGAGCAGTCGGGATTGACCGGCTGGACCATAGAGGCGCTGCCGGAGCAATTCCAGCGTCGCAGGGGCAACTATGAGGTGAAAGCCTATCCTGCGCTGGTGGATGAAAAAGACAGTGTGGCGGTGAAGCTCTTTGATGATGAGCACCAGGCCGAAAAGGCCCATGCTCAGGGCGTGCGCCGTTTACTGCTTATTAATATTCCATCGCCAGTCAAACACTTACAGCAGGCATTGCCCAACAAGGCCAAGCTGGCAATGTACTTTAATCCCTTTGGTCAGGTGCAGCTGCTGATTGACGACATCATCGATGCGGCGGTGGCGCAAATTATCGACAGCGATAATCTCAAGGTGCGTGATCAGACCGGGTTTGAGCAGGCCAGGGACAAGGTGCGTGCCAGCCTCAACGAAGTGGCCGAAGGCTTGGCGCTCAAGGTCGAGCAAATCCTGACCTTGCATAACGCCATCAAAAAGCGCCTCAAGGGCAAAATCAGCCTGGATATTGCGTTTGCGATGAGTGATATCCAGACCCAGCTTGACCGCCTGGTATACAAGGGCTTTGTGGCCGATTGTGGCCACGCTCGCCTGGCGGATGTTATTCGCTATCTGAAGGCCATTGAGTACCGGCTTGAAAAACTGCCGGTGGATCCGGTACGCGACAAGCTGCAATTGCTGTCAATTCACAAGGTGGAGCAGGCGCTGGAGGCGCAGCTTGCCAAGGTGCCAAAAAGTCAGCCGGTACCAGCCCATTTGCAGGAGGCTCGCTGGCTGATTGAAGAGCTCAGGGTGTCGCTGTTTGCCCAGGTGCTGGGTACCTCGGTGCCGATTTCGGAAAAGCGGGTACTGCTGCATATAGCGCAGTAACTCTTCTTACCCCTTGGGATTAGCGGGCCGTGATCTGGATCACGGCCCGTTTTTTATGCTTCCTACCTCTTTGTAAATATTTTTCAAAAATCCTTCCTTTTGCTGTGGTCAAACGGTGCTTTTTTGGCCTAGCTTTAGTAGTTGCTGAATAGCTGAAATATGCTTAAGAAGCAGTAAATAATCGAAAAGAGCGCTTGAAATTCATGATCTCGTTTGAAATTGCGGGAAATAGATGATCTGGATCAAGTGGCATTCTGTTTACCGATTTCGGGGTATACAGTTTGTTAACAGTGGGCGCGTATGATCAGACTCGAAAGAAATGCTGCTGTAACTCACTGAACCTACAGTAAAGAGACACGGCACACAGCGGGCATTGCCCGAGGCTAATGGAGGACACATGAGTTCCGATCCCCAAGACAATCAAAAGAGCCTGGAGCTGAAGATTTTTATCTTCCTGACCGTTTTCCTGGCGCCGCTGCTGGCCGTTGGGCTGGTGTCGGCCTATGGCTTCGCCATTTGGCTTGGCCAGATTTTTACCGGCCCACCGGGCGCGGGCTAAACAAAATAATCAGAACAAATTTCTAACCTTTAGTGGAAACGCCAATGAGCAATGAACTTCATGTCACCAGCCTGATTGTCCAGGTGTTACCGGAAAAGATGTCCGAGGTGCGCGGCCAAATCATGGCCATGGCCGGAGCCGAGCTTTCCGTGAACAACGAGGTCAAGTTGGTGGTGGTGCTGGAGGGCAACTCCCAGAAAGACATTTTGGCTGGTATTGAGGCCATCAATGGTCTGCCAGGTGTGATGTCGGCCACCATGGTTTATCACCAGAGTGAAGTGCTGGAAGAGGACGAGCAATGAAAATGAACAGACGTGAATTTATGAAGGCCAATGCGGCAATCGCCGCGGCCGGTGTTGCCGGGCTGGCCTTGCCGGCGACCGCCAGCAATCTTATTACCAGCTCTGAGCAAACCAAGCTTGACTGGAACAAGGCACCTTGCCGTTTCTGCGGTACTGGCTGCTCGGTTATGGTTGCCACCCGCGATGGCCGCGTTGTAGCCACCCACGGCGATGCCAACAGTGAAGTAAACCGCGGCCTCAACTGTATCAAGGGCTACTTCCTCTCCAAGATCATGTACGGCAAAGACCGCCTGCAAACCCCTATGCTGCGTATGACCAACGGTCAGTACGACAAAAATGGCGAATTTACCCCCGTCAGCTGGGACAAAGCCTTCGATGTGATGGCTGAAAAGTGGAAAGCCACCATCAAGGCCAAGGGCCCAACCGCCATCGGTATGTTCGGCTCAGGCCAGTGGACCGTGTGGGAAGGTTACGCAGCCTCCAAGCTGATGAAAGCCGGTTTCGGCTCCAATAACATCGACCCCAACGCCCGTCACTGTATGGCCTCTGCGGTAGTGGGCTTTATGCGCACCTTCGGCATGGACGAGCCCATGGGCTGTTACAACGATATGGAAGCCGCCGACGCCTTTGTGCTGTGGGGCTCCAACATGGCCGAAATGCACCCTATCCTGTGGAGCCGCGTGACCGACCGTCGCCTGAGCGCGCCCCACGTTAAAGTTGCCGTGCTGTCTACCTTCGAGCACCGCTCCTTTGAACTTGCCGACTTGCCTGTGGTCTTCACACCACAAACCGATCTGGCCATTCTCAACTTTATCGCCAACTACATCATCCAAAACGACATGGTGAACCATGACTTCGTTAAGAAGCATGTGAACTTCCGTCAGGGTGTAACTGACATTGGTTACGGTCTGCGTCCGACCCACCCATTGCAGCAAAAGGCGAAAAACGTTGCCACGGCAGGGGATTCGACCCCCATCGATTTCGATGCCTTCAAGGCCTTTGTGTCTGAGTACACACTGGAGAAAACGGCCCAGATGTCCGGCGTTGCCGAAGACAAACTGGAGGAACTTGCCAAGTTGTATGCCGATCCCAACACCAAGGTCACGTCTTTCTGGACCATGGGTGTCAACCAGCATACCCGCGGCGTATGGTGTAACAACCTGATTTACAACATCCACCTGCTGACAGGCAAGATCTCTACTCCCGGTAACAGCCCATTCTCGCTGACCGGCCAGCCTTCGGCCTGTGGTACCGCCCGTGAAGTGGGTACCTTCTCCCACCGTCTGCCTGCAGACATGGTGGTGACCAATCCCAAGCACCGTGCGGTTGCGGAAGGGATCTGGAAAATTCCCGCCGGCATTATTCCGCCCAAGCCTGGTTACCACGCGGTTGAGCAAAACCGCCGCCTTAAAGATGGCGATATCAACGCCTACTGGGTGCAGGTAAACAACAACATGCAGGCTGCGCCCAACATGATGGAAGAAACGCTGCCCGGTTACCGTAACCCAGCCAACTTCATAGTGGTGTCGGATGCTTACCCAACGGTGACCACACAGGCGGCTGACCTTATTCTGCCTACCGCCATGTGGGTTGAGAAAGAGGGCGCCTACGGTAACGCTGAGCGTCGTACCCAGTTCTGGCATCAGCTGGTAAGAGCACCGGGCGAATCACGTTCAGATCTGTGGCAGCTGATGGAGTTCTCCAAGCGCTTTACCACCGATGAAGTCTGGCCAAAAGAGGTGCTGGATGCCAACCCAGCCTACAAAGGCAAGACCCTGTATGAAGTGCTCTACAAAAACGGCAACGTCGACAAGTTCCCGCTGGCGGACCGCGATGCCAAATACGCCAACGATGAAGCCGAACACTTTGGTTTCTACGTGCAAAAGGGCCTGTTTGAAGAGTATGCCACCTTTGGCCGTGGCCACGCCCACGACCTGGCACCATTCGACATGTACCACGAAGCCCACGGCCTGCGCTGGCCTGTGGTGGACGGTAAAGAAACCCTGTGGCGCTACCGTGAAGGCTCAGATCCTTATGTCAAACCCGGCAAGGGCTTTGAGTTCTACGGTAAACCAGATGGCAAGGCGGTGATTTTCGCACTGCCATTCGAACCCGCCGCCGAAGCGCCGGATGAAGAATACGATATGTGGCTGTCTACCGGCCGTGTGCTGGAACACTGGCACTCAGGCTCCATGACTCAGCGTGTGCCCGAGCTGTACCGCGCCTTCCCTGACGCCGTGTGCTTTATGCACCCGGACGATGCCAAGGCCCGTGGTCTGCGGCGTGGCGATGAGGTCAAGGTTGTGTCCCGCCGCGGTGAAATCCTCACCCGCGTTGAGACCCGTGGCC
It encodes the following:
- a CDS encoding isoaspartyl peptidase/L-asparaginase family protein; amino-acid sequence: MNKQLALLTLMLSLGATMPSSADTPTPFGIAIHGGAGTISKAKLTEEQEQAYRDKLEEAVNAGHKILAKGGDSLDAVKAAINILEDSPLFNAGYGAVYTFDGAHELDASVMDGKTLNAGAVAGVKHIKNPIDLALLVMNKSDHVMLSGSGAEEFALTQGMALVPANTFDTDSRYQQLLDAKAKIKAAESAAKDFHASATSLDLDYKFGTVGAVALDKNGNLAAGTSTGGMTAKRFGRIGDSPVIGAGTYAENGVCAVSATGHGEYFIRYHVAGDICARIKYQQKNVIQAADEVINQRLQQAGGSGGVIAIDAQGNVATPFNTEGMYRASRVGKDDPVIMIWRDK
- a CDS encoding CBS domain-containing protein, with translation MDSIKVREHMDRQAVLLKPDMTLATAVEMLLQHKKNGAPVVDNARHLVGFLSQQDCLAVMLKSSYHCDLTATVADCMRADVLWVSPEDSMLRLAEQMTGPKPKIYPVVENGQVIGTINRTNVLAAMNTYMQQCYLAPA
- the hrpA gene encoding ATP-dependent RNA helicase HrpA; amino-acid sequence: MSAAGHPLSRAYLQECFQTDVVRIRRELKELERLDDDAARTEKREALTARAEAARAKVTERLNNRPTIRYPDNLPVSQKKDDIAAAIAAHQVVIVAGETGSGKTTQLPKICLELGRGSRGLIGHTQPRRLAARSVATRVAEELHSPLGEAVGFKVRFADAINENSYVKLMTDGILLAELSSDRFLNQYDTLIIDEAHERSLNIDFILGYLKELLPRRPDLKIIITSATIDVDRFSKHFNNAPVIEVSGRTYPVETRYRPLVKDDEPDLDLMDGIFEAVDELVTEGPGDILIFMNGEREIRDTAEQLARRNYRDTEVLPLYARLSYGEQSKVFKSHTGRRIVLATNVAETSLTVPGIRYVIDPGTARISRYSYRTKVQRLPIEPISQASANQRQGRCGRVGPGICIRLYAEQDFLSRPEFTDPEILRTNLASVILQMLSIGLGDIKGFPFIQPPDERHIKDGFLLLEELQAIKLKKGLPQMTPLGRKLAHVPLDPRLARMVIEAAGRGALHEALVVTSALSIQDPRERPLEKKQAADEAHSRFADKDSDFVSLLNLWNYIKEQQKALSASQFRKLCKQEYLAYLRVREWQDLYTQVRQSVHELKLKLNSVPADYDSLHRSLLSGLLSHIGFKDNNNEYLGARNRRFYVFPGSPLAKKGPKWIVAAELTETSRLFARGCAKIEPEWLEELAAHLIKKQHNEPHFEANQGAVVAFENQVLYGLTVVNRRKVQYGPINAIEAREIFIRSALAEGQLKTREAFFLHNQKLLEEVEELEHKSRRRDILVDEQVLFDFYNERLPEGIYNAPKLFSWWKEARRKQPELLNFNEEMLYARSTGHVSRLDFPDKWHQGNLSFALSYHFEPGAEDDGVSVHIPVALLNQVEDSGFDFLVPGLREEKCVALIKSLPKALRRNFVPAPDYARAAVEAMSQEMPLLDSLSHRLLRMTGTRVSADDFNTDELPAHLKMNFKIEDDKGKLVGQGRDLDALKASLQGVVATAIRQLAKSGIEQSGLTGWTIEALPEQFQRRRGNYEVKAYPALVDEKDSVAVKLFDDEHQAEKAHAQGVRRLLLINIPSPVKHLQQALPNKAKLAMYFNPFGQVQLLIDDIIDAAVAQIIDSDNLKVRDQTGFEQARDKVRASLNEVAEGLALKVEQILTLHNAIKKRLKGKISLDIAFAMSDIQTQLDRLVYKGFVADCGHARLADVIRYLKAIEYRLEKLPVDPVRDKLQLLSIHKVEQALEAQLAKVPKSQPVPAHLQEARWLIEELRVSLFAQVLGTSVPISEKRVLLHIAQ
- a CDS encoding periplasmic nitrate reductase, NapE protein: MSSDPQDNQKSLELKIFIFLTVFLAPLLAVGLVSAYGFAIWLGQIFTGPPGAG
- a CDS encoding chaperone NapD, yielding MSNELHVTSLIVQVLPEKMSEVRGQIMAMAGAELSVNNEVKLVVVLEGNSQKDILAGIEAINGLPGVMSATMVYHQSEVLEEDEQ
- the napA gene encoding nitrate reductase catalytic subunit NapA — protein: MNRREFMKANAAIAAAGVAGLALPATASNLITSSEQTKLDWNKAPCRFCGTGCSVMVATRDGRVVATHGDANSEVNRGLNCIKGYFLSKIMYGKDRLQTPMLRMTNGQYDKNGEFTPVSWDKAFDVMAEKWKATIKAKGPTAIGMFGSGQWTVWEGYAASKLMKAGFGSNNIDPNARHCMASAVVGFMRTFGMDEPMGCYNDMEAADAFVLWGSNMAEMHPILWSRVTDRRLSAPHVKVAVLSTFEHRSFELADLPVVFTPQTDLAILNFIANYIIQNDMVNHDFVKKHVNFRQGVTDIGYGLRPTHPLQQKAKNVATAGDSTPIDFDAFKAFVSEYTLEKTAQMSGVAEDKLEELAKLYADPNTKVTSFWTMGVNQHTRGVWCNNLIYNIHLLTGKISTPGNSPFSLTGQPSACGTAREVGTFSHRLPADMVVTNPKHRAVAEGIWKIPAGIIPPKPGYHAVEQNRRLKDGDINAYWVQVNNNMQAAPNMMEETLPGYRNPANFIVVSDAYPTVTTQAADLILPTAMWVEKEGAYGNAERRTQFWHQLVRAPGESRSDLWQLMEFSKRFTTDEVWPKEVLDANPAYKGKTLYEVLYKNGNVDKFPLADRDAKYANDEAEHFGFYVQKGLFEEYATFGRGHAHDLAPFDMYHEAHGLRWPVVDGKETLWRYREGSDPYVKPGKGFEFYGKPDGKAVIFALPFEPAAEAPDEEYDMWLSTGRVLEHWHSGSMTQRVPELYRAFPDAVCFMHPDDAKARGLRRGDEVKVVSRRGEILTRVETRGRNKPPKGLVFVPWFDASQLINKVTLDATDPLSKQTDFKKCAVKVLKA